The Gemmatimonadaceae bacterium genome has a window encoding:
- a CDS encoding F0F1 ATP synthase subunit delta — MQSSAISRNYADALLTLATKENGRDSFGAYINGLADVLEHDQTFHRFLAAPQVSEVKKNEVLGKALDGKAPALFVRFLQKMVSNRRQMLIREVAEEYNDLRDEQEGRVHARVTVSREMSDADRDALAASLTQAIGKTVVPHLHVNPAILGGVIVRIGDTVMDGSVRRRLSVLKAGMTR; from the coding sequence ATGCAGAGCTCCGCGATCTCCCGGAACTACGCCGACGCGCTGCTGACGCTGGCCACCAAGGAGAACGGCCGCGACAGCTTTGGCGCGTACATCAACGGCCTGGCCGATGTCCTGGAGCACGACCAGACGTTCCATCGCTTTCTCGCCGCGCCGCAGGTGAGCGAGGTGAAGAAGAACGAGGTGCTGGGCAAGGCGCTGGACGGCAAGGCGCCGGCGCTCTTCGTGCGCTTCCTCCAGAAGATGGTGTCGAACCGCCGGCAGATGCTCATCCGGGAGGTCGCGGAGGAGTACAACGACCTGCGCGACGAGCAGGAAGGGCGCGTGCACGCGCGCGTGACGGTGTCGCGCGAGATGAGCGACGCCGACCGCGACGCGCTGGCCGCGTCGCTCACGCAGGCGATCGGCAAGACGGTGGTGCCGCACCTCCACGTCAACCCGGCCATCCTCGGCGGCGTCATCGTGCGCATCGGCGACACGGTGATGGACGGGTCGGTGCGGCGGAGGCTCTCCGTGCTCAAGGCGGGGATGACTCGCTAG
- a CDS encoding carboxypeptidase-like regulatory domain-containing protein: MLPTPVRAQSVQGTLLRADSMPAAGVIVVATRGARDSVLARTMTNGNGRYLLTLTPGPVALRALRIGHRPHVFAEFTVTAGMRRDARTVLPNDPIVLAAVTTEASSRCRQSGTAGANVATVFEEARKALLASTLKSGDGDPLARLSVFEQARSVGNRGYSQPKLEFQEGVTLKPFQSLKPDSLAKVGYMVLDLTSAEYYAPDAEVLLSESFTSTHCLGLSEGKDATAGLIGLTFRPQQLRRNYVDVRGTLWLDRATNELRRMEYSYDGLPITMQRADPGGDVEFTRLADGTWFVSKWEIRMPRMTLSPGTPQLVGLWVKGGEVWWIRRGRSLLYTNGRDEPAKAEQVAATAAASAERDSAAADFACTPANPGDLGGLLVGTVVDERGAPLADAVVTVEWKGNFNTAGRGITWEMQGLSAITGRDGTFGICGVPTGQMLSVAAQYGTRKTPKAAVQIAPSMRVAARVELRVVGVRGNAPAKGVVVRVRSDAGVAIAHALVEVEGGRGRVTDDSGRVFLDAAPDTLRMAVRRIGHAPFSGRIGRTASGEFAVTLRPLAQTLAAVHVVERGVKSPLELSGFYDRVLRAQRGAFNADFITPEELETRRGARPSDLFQGRRFVAPARTPGGRPRTFLQGRGRCNMTVYVDGQLLRPDSPRGVIAIDEQLDANAISAIEIYASAANAPAELIPLVGAVEEAACGIVAIWTGSRR; encoded by the coding sequence GTGCTCCCGACACCAGTGCGCGCGCAATCGGTGCAGGGAACACTGCTGCGCGCCGACTCGATGCCGGCGGCCGGGGTGATCGTCGTTGCCACGCGCGGCGCGCGGGACAGCGTGCTGGCGCGCACGATGACCAACGGCAACGGCCGCTACCTGCTTACCCTCACGCCGGGCCCGGTGGCCCTGCGCGCGCTGCGCATAGGGCACCGGCCCCACGTCTTCGCGGAATTCACGGTGACGGCCGGGATGCGACGCGATGCGCGGACGGTGCTGCCCAACGATCCGATCGTGCTCGCGGCCGTCACGACGGAAGCGTCGTCGCGCTGCCGGCAGTCGGGGACGGCCGGCGCGAACGTGGCGACGGTCTTTGAGGAGGCGCGCAAGGCGCTGCTGGCGTCGACGCTCAAGTCGGGGGATGGTGATCCGCTCGCGCGGCTGAGCGTCTTCGAACAGGCGCGGTCGGTCGGCAATCGCGGGTACTCGCAACCCAAACTGGAATTCCAGGAAGGCGTGACGCTCAAGCCGTTCCAGAGCCTGAAGCCCGATTCGCTGGCGAAGGTGGGCTATATGGTGCTGGACCTCACCTCGGCGGAGTACTACGCACCCGACGCGGAGGTGCTGCTGTCGGAGTCGTTCACCAGCACGCACTGCCTTGGCCTCAGCGAGGGGAAGGACGCGACCGCGGGGCTGATCGGGCTGACGTTCCGCCCGCAGCAGCTCCGGCGGAATTACGTGGATGTCCGCGGCACGCTGTGGCTCGATCGCGCGACCAACGAACTGCGCCGCATGGAGTATTCGTACGACGGGCTGCCCATCACGATGCAGCGCGCGGACCCTGGCGGCGATGTGGAGTTCACGCGCCTCGCCGACGGCACGTGGTTCGTGAGCAAGTGGGAGATCCGGATGCCGCGGATGACGCTCTCACCGGGGACGCCGCAGCTGGTGGGGCTGTGGGTCAAAGGGGGCGAGGTCTGGTGGATTCGCCGCGGGCGATCGCTGTTGTATACCAATGGCCGCGACGAACCGGCGAAGGCCGAGCAAGTGGCGGCGACGGCGGCGGCCAGCGCGGAGCGTGACTCGGCGGCCGCGGACTTCGCGTGCACGCCGGCGAACCCCGGCGATCTCGGCGGACTGCTGGTGGGGACGGTGGTGGACGAACGCGGCGCGCCGCTTGCTGATGCAGTGGTCACGGTGGAGTGGAAGGGGAACTTCAACACCGCCGGACGCGGCATCACGTGGGAGATGCAGGGGTTGAGCGCGATCACCGGGCGTGACGGCACGTTCGGCATCTGCGGTGTGCCGACCGGCCAGATGCTGAGCGTGGCGGCGCAGTACGGCACGCGCAAGACGCCGAAGGCGGCGGTGCAGATTGCGCCCAGCATGCGCGTCGCGGCGCGGGTGGAACTTCGCGTGGTCGGCGTCCGGGGCAACGCGCCGGCGAAGGGTGTGGTCGTGCGCGTCCGCAGCGACGCCGGCGTCGCGATCGCGCACGCCCTGGTGGAAGTGGAAGGCGGGCGCGGGCGCGTGACGGACGACAGCGGGCGCGTCTTCCTGGATGCGGCGCCCGATACGCTGCGCATGGCCGTGCGACGGATCGGGCACGCGCCGTTCTCCGGCCGCATCGGTCGCACCGCGTCGGGCGAGTTTGCGGTGACGCTTCGACCGCTTGCGCAGACGCTCGCGGCGGTGCACGTGGTGGAGCGCGGCGTGAAGTCGCCGCTGGAGCTGTCCGGATTCTATGACCGGGTGCTGCGCGCGCAGCGTGGGGCGTTCAACGCCGACTTCATCACGCCCGAGGAATTGGAGACGCGTCGCGGGGCGCGCCCCAGCGACCTGTTCCAGGGGCGGCGGTTCGTGGCGCCGGCGCGCACGCCGGGGGGCAGGCCGCGGACGTTCCTGCAGGGACGAGGGCGCTGCAACATGACCGTCTACGTCGACGGACAGTTGCTGCGGCCGGATTCGCCGCGCGGCGTGATTGCCATTGACGAACAGCTCGACGCCAACGCGATCAGTGCAATCGAGATCTACGCGAGCGCGGCCAATGCGCCGGCCGAGCTGATTCCGCTGGTTGGCGCGGTGGAGGAAGCAGCGTGCGGGATTGTGGCGATTTGGACGGGATCAAGACGGTGA
- the atpF gene encoding F0F1 ATP synthase subunit B: MRSFLIRALTLVAVVAMPAFASEAEAPKGGLLSPAGGLMFWTVLVFAILFFVLSKFAFKPILAAVEGREQELRETMDQAKADRELAAQLLAEQKQQLEAARADAQKIIADGRATAEKMRADLMEHTRTQQADMLERAKRDIESEKQGAIAELRREAVDLAIAGASKVIEKNLDDASNRALVDKYLAAIGSK; the protein is encoded by the coding sequence ATGCGTTCCTTCTTGATCCGCGCCCTGACGCTCGTCGCCGTTGTCGCCATGCCGGCGTTCGCCAGCGAGGCGGAAGCCCCCAAGGGCGGCCTGCTGTCGCCGGCCGGCGGCCTGATGTTCTGGACGGTGCTGGTCTTTGCGATCCTCTTCTTCGTCCTCTCCAAGTTCGCGTTCAAGCCGATCCTCGCCGCCGTGGAAGGGCGCGAGCAGGAGCTGCGCGAGACGATGGACCAGGCGAAGGCCGATCGCGAGCTGGCCGCGCAGCTGCTCGCCGAGCAGAAGCAGCAGCTCGAAGCGGCCCGCGCGGACGCGCAGAAGATCATCGCCGACGGGCGCGCGACCGCCGAGAAGATGCGCGCCGACCTGATGGAGCACACGCGCACGCAGCAGGCCGACATGCTCGAGCGCGCCAAGCGCGACATCGAGTCCGAGAAGCAGGGCGCCATCGCCGAGCTGCGCCGCGAGGCGGTGGACCTGGCGATCGCCGGCGCGAGCAAGGTGATCGAGAAGAACCTCGACGACGCCTCCAACCGCGCGCTCGTCGACAAGTACCTCGCGGCCATCGGGTCCAAGTAA
- the atpE gene encoding ATP synthase F0 subunit C, producing MMFPLLQAAAATKEYMGAWAMMGAGIGAGLAIIGAGLGIGRVGGQAVEGMARQPEVAAKIQTAALIFAAFIEGAALFAVVVTFLIQSKF from the coding sequence ATGATGTTCCCCCTGTTGCAGGCCGCTGCGGCCACCAAGGAGTACATGGGTGCGTGGGCGATGATGGGCGCCGGCATTGGCGCTGGTCTCGCCATCATCGGCGCCGGCCTGGGCATTGGCCGCGTCGGCGGTCAGGCCGTTGAGGGCATGGCCCGCCAGCCGGAAGTCGCCGCCAAGATCCAGACGGCCGCGCTGATCTTCGCCGCCTTCATCGAAGGCGCCGCGCTGTTCGCCGTGGTCGTGACGTTCCTTATCCAGAGCAAGTTCTAG
- the atpB gene encoding F0F1 ATP synthase subunit A has product MKSGFLALALTAAVYAAPLAAQEPAPAAPAAPSTDVMQTVADKQNEKLQHGGAIAPAEGAPAPKAEGAASAEKADIITPHITDGKHMELPWLNAAHGFAKEVTLPSGWPSFDVPLPIIGLFHVDTSPTKLVVMLWVVAALLIVVLVGAARAHQRRAAEGLPPRGLAGAIEAMVLYIRNEVILPNVGHHGEGFVPYLLTIFFFILFANLLGLIPYMATATGNIAVTATLAILTFLVVEIAGMKALGKGYINTIIFWPQDMPLLMRIPMSIILSPVELLSKFTKPFALAIRLFANMTAGHIVVLALIGLIFTFQSWVIAPVPVVMAVAIMLLELMVALVQAFIFTLLSSVFIGLVRESHH; this is encoded by the coding sequence ATGAAGTCTGGATTCCTCGCCCTCGCGCTGACCGCTGCCGTGTACGCCGCGCCGTTGGCGGCGCAGGAGCCCGCGCCCGCCGCCCCGGCTGCGCCGTCGACCGATGTCATGCAGACGGTCGCCGACAAGCAGAATGAGAAGCTCCAGCACGGCGGCGCGATTGCGCCGGCCGAGGGGGCACCGGCACCGAAGGCCGAGGGTGCGGCGAGCGCGGAGAAGGCCGACATCATCACGCCCCACATCACCGACGGCAAGCATATGGAGCTGCCGTGGCTGAACGCGGCGCACGGCTTCGCGAAGGAAGTCACGCTGCCGTCGGGATGGCCGTCCTTCGACGTCCCGCTGCCGATCATCGGGCTGTTCCACGTGGACACGTCGCCCACCAAGCTGGTGGTGATGCTGTGGGTCGTCGCCGCGCTGCTCATCGTGGTGCTCGTGGGCGCGGCGCGGGCGCATCAGCGCCGCGCGGCCGAGGGGCTGCCACCCCGGGGGCTGGCTGGCGCGATCGAGGCGATGGTGCTGTACATCCGCAACGAAGTCATCCTCCCGAACGTCGGGCATCACGGCGAAGGCTTCGTGCCGTACCTGCTCACGATCTTCTTCTTCATCCTCTTCGCGAACCTGCTCGGCCTGATCCCGTACATGGCGACGGCCACGGGCAACATCGCGGTGACGGCGACGCTCGCCATCCTGACCTTCCTCGTGGTCGAGATCGCCGGCATGAAGGCGCTGGGCAAGGGCTACATCAACACGATCATCTTCTGGCCGCAGGACATGCCGTTGCTCATGCGGATTCCGATGTCGATCATCCTGAGCCCGGTGGAACTGCTCTCGAAGTTCACCAAGCCGTTCGCGCTGGCCATCCGTTTGTTCGCCAACATGACGGCGGGGCACATCGTGGTGCTGGCGCTCATCGGCCTGATCTTCACGTTCCAGAGCTGGGTCATTGCGCCGGTGCCGGTCGTGATGGCGGTGGCGATCATGCTGCTGGAGCTGATGGTGGCGCTGGTGCAGGCGTTCATCTTCACGCTCTTGAGTTCGGTGTTCATCGGCTTGGTGAGGGAGTCGCATCACTAG
- a CDS encoding MoxR family ATPase, producing MTDSRDLELLDRLKVAHRQIADEIGRRIIGQHDIVDSMVSAILAGGHVLLIGVPGLAKTLLIQTIAETLDMQFSRVQFTPDLMPSDITGTELLEEDHGTGKRSFKFSKGPVFGNIVLADEINRAPPKTQAALLQAMQEHTVTVAGNTYPLPEPFFVLATQNPIEQEGTYHLPEAQLDRFMFELRVGYPTQDEEERIVSTTTGAGAQELRAVLRADEIREMQKLVRRLPAPPSVVKFAVELARSTRPGEPGASEMVRKYIAFGAGPRAGQYLVLGAKARAAMDGRPVADLDDVRAIAFSVLRHRLVLNFQAEAEGVGVEKILNLR from the coding sequence ATGACGGACTCTCGCGACTTAGAACTCCTCGACCGCCTCAAGGTCGCGCACCGGCAGATCGCCGACGAAATCGGCCGCCGCATCATCGGCCAGCACGACATCGTCGACTCAATGGTCTCGGCCATTCTCGCGGGCGGCCACGTCCTCCTCATCGGCGTGCCCGGGCTCGCCAAGACGCTGCTCATCCAGACGATCGCCGAGACGCTCGACATGCAGTTCTCGCGCGTGCAGTTCACGCCCGACCTGATGCCGAGCGACATCACCGGCACCGAGCTGCTCGAGGAAGACCACGGCACCGGCAAGCGTTCGTTCAAGTTCTCCAAGGGCCCCGTCTTCGGAAACATCGTCCTCGCCGACGAGATCAATCGCGCGCCGCCAAAGACGCAGGCCGCGCTGCTGCAGGCCATGCAGGAGCACACGGTGACGGTGGCCGGCAACACGTATCCGCTGCCGGAGCCGTTCTTCGTGCTCGCCACGCAGAACCCCATCGAGCAGGAAGGGACGTACCACCTCCCCGAGGCGCAGCTCGACCGCTTCATGTTCGAGCTGCGGGTGGGCTATCCCACGCAGGACGAGGAGGAGCGGATCGTCAGCACCACCACGGGCGCGGGGGCGCAGGAGCTGCGCGCCGTGCTCAGGGCCGACGAGATTCGCGAGATGCAGAAGCTGGTGCGCCGCCTGCCGGCGCCGCCGAGCGTGGTGAAGTTTGCGGTGGAACTGGCGCGCAGCACGCGTCCCGGCGAGCCGGGGGCGAGCGAGATGGTGCGCAAGTACATCGCCTTCGGCGCGGGCCCGCGCGCGGGGCAGTATCTCGTGCTCGGCGCGAAGGCGCGCGCGGCGATGGACGGCCGGCCGGTGGCCGATCTCGACGACGTGCGCGCGATCGCCTTCAGCGTGCTGCGCCACCGCCTGGTGCTCAACTTCCAGGCGGAAGCCGAGGGCGTCGGGGTCGAGAAGATCCTGAATCTCCGGTAG
- a CDS encoding AAA family ATPase, which produces MAQDEAVQLVVRGLGRAEVTLGTLVLVPEHGMLFPLALLLAQRCGERIARAELIELLWPGSDDAAGRHSLRQALYRLRKAGLNLDDRTDDVRLERDVVDSDLTAVLRHDWPFCAEPADIERVASVLPGFVPADGSRLAEWLDQLRARLAAQYRQATLHRIALARREGRWREVEHWALMCLQGDSLNEEATLARAEALAMVGAKNAALEVLDTYLREIGDRARVIGLPARMLRRRISELTDTTGRRVTATSAPFIGRHDLLARAQDILALARGGEATVQWFVGPPGIGKSRLLREMSRAARMAGWCVVAGGARPSYEDRPFALLTELLPHLLEAPGALGADPDALTLMRQMGRADTGEEPLEPEEARGRQYAVYLSWVELMDAVLGEAPLAIFVDDAQWADPITLLMMARLLESRPHVKLAVILSARRVPTRDDGAAQRLLGAAQERIAPLTDEEMREFTRSVGTVSESEFDEVTQRLGAVSGGNPLFLGHLVHQHTTHRESPTMPADLATLIDEQVRTLSRDALRLLQACALLGQHATLPRVERVLGVEAPWLVTPFGELDDMLALPSEPGQPLAPHDLWTERVRHGMTAGVFRSLAVSAARVLEADAQSDGGIEIYWDAARLYQESGEKQLAYATMMRCAEYLMRTGAASDASNAYEAAVEYASSPAATHAALQGRMLAQQTEEVWADVLDTIARTRSLDLPWTPDQIGSLDLARLNAEWWLGTDEATMVSQLRHLATDEQLSASIRLASAVLGMAASDNGLDADGISWFFELMREIGAQTNLDQIAFLKGRVIYETAIGELHQAEEAGRRLLRAARESQDDAEVINALKFAHYPARRMGSLNVALDRLAQAAKIADRHKRPHARATIADLMAGVHLDYGDYEEAIRLTHDVTDHPKVLGGAFRQQSALDTRALAYCLLGRFDEARSLVSRPAEIIARGRRRAQYMSMAAALLVASHDQDTAVILECLSAIDAVRDKLFRHSGPDVIAIAYADGITRVHGSEAAVAFVQWYVRHARRDTLPLPGALAALLGLSASGTPSTDVAT; this is translated from the coding sequence ATGGCTCAGGACGAAGCGGTCCAGCTCGTCGTTCGCGGACTCGGCCGGGCGGAAGTCACGCTCGGCACGCTCGTGCTCGTCCCTGAGCACGGGATGCTGTTCCCGCTGGCCTTGCTGCTCGCGCAGCGCTGCGGCGAGCGGATTGCGCGCGCGGAGCTGATCGAGCTGCTCTGGCCCGGAAGCGATGACGCGGCGGGACGGCACTCGCTGCGGCAGGCGCTCTATCGCCTGCGGAAGGCGGGGCTGAACCTCGATGATCGCACCGACGACGTGCGGCTCGAGCGCGACGTCGTCGACAGCGACCTGACGGCGGTCCTGCGGCACGACTGGCCGTTCTGCGCGGAGCCGGCGGACATCGAGCGCGTGGCGAGCGTGCTGCCCGGATTTGTGCCGGCCGATGGCAGCCGGCTCGCGGAGTGGCTCGACCAGCTGCGCGCGCGCCTCGCGGCGCAGTATCGGCAGGCGACGCTGCACCGCATCGCGCTGGCGCGTCGCGAGGGGCGGTGGCGCGAGGTGGAGCATTGGGCGCTGATGTGCCTGCAGGGCGACTCGCTGAACGAGGAGGCGACGCTCGCGCGCGCGGAGGCGCTGGCGATGGTCGGCGCCAAGAACGCCGCGCTCGAAGTGCTCGACACGTACCTGCGGGAGATCGGCGACCGGGCGCGTGTCATCGGCCTTCCCGCGCGGATGCTGCGCCGGCGGATCTCCGAGCTGACCGACACGACCGGGCGGCGCGTCACGGCCACGTCGGCGCCGTTCATCGGGCGGCATGACCTGCTGGCGCGGGCGCAGGACATCCTCGCCTTGGCGCGTGGCGGCGAGGCCACGGTGCAGTGGTTCGTCGGTCCGCCGGGGATCGGCAAGTCGCGCTTGCTGCGCGAGATGTCGCGCGCCGCGCGGATGGCCGGCTGGTGCGTCGTGGCCGGCGGCGCGCGCCCGTCGTACGAGGATCGTCCCTTCGCGCTGCTCACCGAGTTGCTGCCGCACCTGCTCGAAGCGCCCGGGGCGCTTGGCGCCGATCCCGATGCACTGACGCTCATGCGGCAGATGGGGCGCGCCGACACCGGGGAGGAGCCGCTGGAGCCCGAGGAGGCGCGCGGCCGGCAGTACGCCGTCTACCTGTCGTGGGTCGAGCTGATGGACGCGGTGCTGGGCGAGGCGCCGCTCGCGATCTTCGTCGACGATGCCCAGTGGGCGGACCCCATCACCCTGCTGATGATGGCGCGTCTGCTCGAGAGCCGGCCGCACGTCAAGCTCGCGGTCATCCTGTCGGCGCGCCGCGTGCCGACGCGCGACGACGGCGCAGCGCAGCGACTGCTCGGGGCGGCGCAGGAGCGGATCGCCCCGCTGACGGACGAGGAGATGCGCGAGTTCACGCGGTCGGTCGGCACGGTGAGCGAGAGCGAGTTCGACGAGGTGACGCAGCGGCTTGGCGCGGTGAGCGGCGGGAACCCGCTCTTCCTCGGGCATCTCGTGCACCAGCACACGACGCATCGCGAGTCGCCGACGATGCCCGCGGACCTGGCGACGCTGATCGACGAGCAGGTGCGCACGCTGTCGCGCGACGCGTTGCGCTTGCTGCAGGCCTGCGCGCTGCTTGGGCAGCATGCGACGCTGCCGCGCGTCGAGCGCGTGCTCGGCGTCGAGGCGCCGTGGCTCGTGACGCCGTTCGGGGAGCTGGACGACATGCTGGCGCTGCCCTCGGAGCCCGGGCAGCCGCTCGCGCCGCACGACCTGTGGACCGAGCGGGTGCGGCACGGGATGACCGCCGGGGTCTTTCGCAGCCTGGCGGTCAGCGCGGCGCGGGTGCTCGAGGCGGACGCCCAGTCGGACGGCGGCATCGAGATCTACTGGGACGCGGCGCGTTTGTACCAGGAGAGCGGCGAGAAGCAGCTGGCGTATGCGACGATGATGCGGTGTGCGGAGTATTTGATGCGCACCGGGGCGGCGTCAGACGCCAGCAACGCCTATGAAGCCGCAGTGGAGTATGCATCTAGTCCAGCCGCCACCCATGCTGCGCTTCAAGGAAGAATGCTTGCGCAGCAGACAGAGGAAGTCTGGGCGGACGTGCTCGACACCATCGCGCGAACGCGAAGCTTGGATCTGCCTTGGACCCCGGATCAGATCGGCAGCCTCGACCTTGCACGCTTGAACGCCGAGTGGTGGCTGGGAACCGATGAGGCAACCATGGTCTCGCAACTCCGCCATCTAGCGACGGACGAACAACTCTCCGCAAGCATTCGTCTTGCATCTGCCGTCCTCGGCATGGCAGCATCCGACAATGGGCTAGATGCAGATGGCATCTCGTGGTTCTTCGAGCTCATGCGGGAAATCGGTGCTCAGACCAACCTTGATCAGATTGCATTCCTCAAGGGTCGGGTGATCTACGAGACTGCGATTGGCGAATTGCATCAGGCGGAGGAGGCGGGGCGTCGCTTGCTGCGCGCGGCACGCGAGTCGCAAGACGACGCCGAAGTAATCAACGCTCTCAAGTTTGCCCACTACCCAGCGCGACGTATGGGATCGCTCAATGTCGCGCTTGATCGTCTCGCGCAAGCCGCGAAGATTGCGGATCGCCACAAGCGTCCTCACGCCCGTGCGACGATCGCCGACCTCATGGCGGGCGTGCACTTGGATTACGGAGATTACGAAGAGGCGATAAGGTTGACGCACGACGTCACGGATCACCCGAAGGTGCTGGGCGGCGCCTTTCGGCAGCAGTCTGCGTTGGATACACGCGCGCTTGCTTACTGTCTGCTAGGTCGATTCGACGAAGCTCGTTCGCTAGTAAGTAGACCCGCGGAGATCATTGCGAGGGGTCGGCGTCGCGCTCAGTACATGAGCATGGCTGCAGCGTTGCTCGTGGCATCACATGACCAAGACACTGCAGTGATCCTCGAGTGTCTGAGCGCTATCGATGCAGTCAGAGACAAGCTATTTCGCCACTCGGGACCCGATGTGATCGCCATTGCGTACGCGGATGGCATCACGCGCGTGCATGGTTCGGAGGCAGCTGTCGCGTTTGTTCAGTGGTATGTGCGACATGCCCGCCGCGATACCCTGCCCCTTCCCGGAGCTTTGGCAGCCTTACTTGGGCTCAGTGCGTCGGGAACTCCATCGACGGACGTTGCGACCTAG
- a CDS encoding AtpZ/AtpI family protein — protein sequence MTQFMGLGLQFVLSILLFLYVGKWVDGKLGTSPWFMILGVFTGATAAFYSMYRSLKAVERRQEEQDRLEKEGK from the coding sequence TTGACCCAGTTCATGGGGCTCGGGCTGCAGTTCGTGCTGTCGATCCTCCTCTTCCTCTACGTCGGGAAGTGGGTGGACGGGAAGCTCGGCACCTCGCCCTGGTTCATGATCCTCGGAGTCTTCACCGGCGCCACGGCGGCTTTCTACAGCATGTACCGCTCCCTGAAAGCAGTCGAACGTCGGCAAGAGGAACAGGACCGGCTGGAGAAAGAGGGAAAGTGA
- a CDS encoding BsuPI-related putative proteinase inhibitor has protein sequence MNGRVSFVLLVIAVLAFACTRSRTNESASGSHTAHKKGPAVASALDVRVDDAVHFQLHVTNGGDRKVELNFKDGMTHDIAVLDEHGRQVWRWSDGRLFTAAFQNKVLRSDDTLSFNEEWKSPAPGRYTAVARLVSQNYPQEQRVTFAVR, from the coding sequence ATGAACGGACGCGTCTCTTTCGTGTTGCTGGTCATCGCGGTGCTCGCCTTTGCGTGCACGCGTTCGCGCACCAACGAGTCGGCGTCAGGCTCGCACACCGCACACAAGAAGGGCCCCGCCGTCGCCTCCGCGCTCGACGTGCGCGTCGATGACGCCGTCCATTTCCAGCTGCACGTCACGAACGGCGGCGATCGCAAGGTCGAACTGAATTTCAAGGACGGGATGACGCACGACATCGCCGTCCTCGATGAGCATGGCCGCCAGGTCTGGCGCTGGAGCGACGGCCGGCTCTTCACCGCCGCCTTCCAGAACAAGGTGCTGCGCAGCGACGACACCCTCTCGTTCAACGAGGAGTGGAAGTCCCCCGCCCCGGGACGCTACACCGCCGTCGCGCGCCTCGTCTCGCAGAACTACCCGCAGGAGCAGCGCGTCACCTTCGCCGTGCGCTGA
- a CDS encoding HD-GYP domain-containing protein codes for MNSITRRTQQYVLAVSAVTLLATVLVVRRSNVWDHADAIAAAFFFAFGLLAQFLGYRRGAGRIGTIAFLPYLSIAALAPNGAALACVVSSVTITEIIARREPIKLLFNVSQHLLAVALAILVYTALGGESLLKSQLNIVAFIAMFATYMTTNRSVVSGVLSIVNRTAFRRELYVASKSTLVNDVLAFPLVLIFAVMYARLGYTWSALLALPMVGVRQLYKTVFDLERINEELLQLMVAAIEARDPYTSGHSQRVARYSRVIARLAGLSARKVEQVGTAALLHDVGKIHEEFAPILRKPGRLNDVEFEVMKTHSAKGATLVGKVTHFSELIPMVRAHHEKWSGKGYPDGLAGDEIPLGARVITIADTIDAMTTARPYRPARTLDEVREEISRMSGIQFDPRLCDGVLEGNKWSELCLEVEIAAREFPADGSHVDMEDARSQRPSMEFPTH; via the coding sequence GTGAACTCGATAACGAGACGAACCCAACAGTATGTCTTGGCGGTCAGCGCGGTTACGCTGCTCGCCACGGTACTTGTCGTCCGTAGATCGAATGTTTGGGACCACGCAGACGCTATTGCGGCGGCCTTCTTCTTCGCCTTTGGTTTGCTGGCGCAATTTCTTGGCTACAGGCGCGGAGCTGGTAGGATTGGGACGATTGCGTTCCTTCCGTATCTCTCAATCGCCGCGCTTGCTCCCAATGGAGCCGCGCTTGCCTGCGTCGTGAGTTCCGTGACTATCACGGAGATTATCGCTCGGCGCGAACCCATAAAACTTCTTTTCAACGTCTCGCAACATCTACTCGCCGTTGCGCTAGCGATACTCGTCTATACCGCGCTCGGAGGCGAATCGTTGCTGAAGTCGCAACTGAACATCGTCGCGTTCATCGCGATGTTCGCGACTTACATGACGACAAATCGCTCAGTTGTAAGTGGCGTTCTTTCAATCGTAAACCGTACTGCATTCAGGCGAGAACTCTACGTCGCATCAAAAAGCACGCTCGTAAATGATGTACTGGCGTTTCCTCTTGTCTTGATCTTCGCCGTGATGTACGCCCGACTGGGCTATACGTGGTCCGCCCTGCTCGCGTTGCCGATGGTCGGTGTGAGGCAGCTGTATAAGACGGTCTTCGATCTTGAACGAATCAATGAAGAGCTGTTGCAGCTAATGGTCGCGGCCATCGAAGCTCGCGATCCGTACACTTCAGGGCACTCTCAGCGGGTTGCACGGTATAGTCGAGTGATCGCACGCTTGGCGGGCCTTAGTGCGCGTAAGGTTGAGCAGGTTGGCACGGCGGCGCTCCTACATGATGTTGGAAAGATCCATGAAGAATTCGCGCCGATCCTCAGAAAACCGGGTCGACTCAACGATGTGGAATTTGAGGTGATGAAGACCCACTCGGCTAAAGGCGCGACGCTAGTTGGGAAAGTTACGCACTTCTCTGAGCTCATTCCGATGGTGCGAGCACACCACGAAAAATGGTCTGGCAAGGGTTACCCGGATGGACTCGCTGGTGATGAGATTCCACTCGGCGCGCGCGTCATCACTATAGCGGACACAATTGACGCGATGACCACAGCGAGGCCCTATCGACCCGCGCGAACCCTAGACGAAGTGCGAGAAGAGATTTCACGGATGTCTGGGATTCAATTTGACCCACGACTCTGCGATGGGGTGCTAGAGGGGAATAAGTGGTCTGAGCTTTGCCTCGAAGTTGAGATCGCCGCGCGGGAGTTCCCTGCAGATGGCAGTCATGTGGACATGGAAGACGCTAGGTCGCAACGTCCGTCGATGGAGTTCCCGACGCACTGA